A single region of the Acidobacteriaceae bacterium genome encodes:
- the galU gene encoding UTP--glucose-1-phosphate uridylyltransferase GalU, which produces MPSMKVRKAVFPAAGFGTRFLPATKATPKEMLPLVDKPLIQYGVEEAVAAGCTEIIIVTGRGKSSLEDHFDKSYELETALEARGKTALLEMVRGVSHLAKISYTRQPDALGLGHAVLQAKQLVGNEPFAVILPDDVVDAQVPCLKQMVDAFEQTQASILASEIVEGAAISSYGCLDCEQDPDDPRLLDVRNMVEKPKPEEAPSQHAIIGRYILTPRIFEMLEKVTPGSGGEIQLTDGIKALLEYEKVYGFTYEGTRYDAGDKLGFLKATVEFALRRDDLGPRFRRWLQQQTF; this is translated from the coding sequence ATGCCATCCATGAAGGTGCGCAAGGCTGTCTTTCCGGCAGCCGGATTTGGCACTCGCTTTTTGCCCGCCACCAAAGCAACTCCCAAGGAGATGCTTCCGCTCGTTGACAAGCCTCTGATCCAGTACGGAGTAGAGGAAGCTGTTGCCGCCGGTTGCACAGAGATCATCATCGTTACCGGCCGCGGCAAGTCGTCGCTCGAAGATCACTTCGACAAATCGTATGAGCTGGAGACAGCGCTGGAGGCGCGCGGCAAGACCGCGCTGCTGGAGATGGTGCGCGGCGTCTCGCATCTGGCGAAGATCAGTTACACGCGCCAGCCGGATGCGCTGGGGCTGGGCCACGCGGTGCTGCAGGCCAAGCAGCTTGTCGGCAACGAGCCGTTCGCGGTGATTCTGCCTGACGATGTCGTGGACGCGCAGGTTCCCTGCCTCAAGCAGATGGTCGATGCGTTCGAGCAGACACAGGCATCGATTCTTGCGTCCGAGATCGTGGAAGGCGCGGCCATCTCTTCCTACGGCTGCCTGGACTGCGAGCAGGATCCGGACGATCCGCGGCTGCTGGACGTACGCAACATGGTGGAGAAGCCGAAGCCGGAGGAGGCGCCGAGCCAGCATGCCATCATTGGGCGGTACATCCTCACGCCGCGCATCTTCGAGATGCTGGAGAAGGTGACACCGGGTTCCGGTGGCGAGATTCAGCTTACGGACGGCATCAAGGCGCTGCTGGAGTACGAGAAGGTCTACGGCTTCACGTATGAGGGCACGCGTTACGACGCCGGCGACAAGCTCGGATTCCTCAAGGCGACGGTAGAGTTCGCGCTGCGGCGCGATGATCTCGGACCGCGCTTCAGACGATGGCTGCAGCAGCAGACGTTCTAA